One Mycobacterium marseillense DNA window includes the following coding sequences:
- a CDS encoding FAD-binding and (Fe-S)-binding domain-containing protein, translating into MSLLRSDQSRTIPARPDTRFVAGMATVDKVNVTGLENQLRRHVSGEVRFDTATLAMYANDASNFRQVPIGVVVPKTIEDVVQTVRACHAYHAPVLCRGGGTSLSGETVNVAVVIDFSKYLTDIIDIDAQRRLATVQTGVINEQLNKATGEHGLVFGPDPSSHSRCTLGGNIGNNSCGVHSVQSRFYGPGPRTSDNTHALDIVTYDGARFTVGVNEEKDLDSIIAAGGRKGEIYAALRDLRNEYADDIRKGYADVGEVPRRVSGYNLDELLPERGFNVARALVGTESTCAVALTATVMLTPAMLHRTVVVVEFDSLGAAGDLAPEMMEWKPIGLEAVDHVLVHDQELTGVNASGRAALPRPDSKGAWLMIQFGSDEPHESLERAEEFVRWLKKKKHIEDDRIVLARSKQDGGNSAELWAIREAGLGSTAFPVDSGNHWPGWEDSAVPWRRVGDYVRDLQQLYAKHNLRGAMYGHLGEGCIHSRVGFDLRHKDGLVNYRKFMEEAGDLVASYGGSMSGEHGDGQQRAELLGKQYGPRLMEAMRKFKLIWDPEWKMNPGKVIDPYRFDENLKLGTDYNPARPQVKFAYAEDHGDFSHAALRCVGVGKCRVPEAQDTMCPSYQVTREEKHSTRGRARLLFEMLRGEVITDGWQSDEVADALDLCLACKGCTSDCPVEVDIPTYKAEFLYHHFRSLRRWRPRYAYAFGFIDRAARLASAIPELANFATQTPVLSRIAKAVGGIDRQRPLPTFAPMTLQQWFSARPVVNPAGPKVILFPDTFNNRLHTDVGVACVAAIEAAGWRVVMPTGHICCGRPLYDYGFLDVAEHYLHDVLGQLRSEIRAGTPIVGMEPSCLAVFKDELKKLLPHDDDADRLVRNSYHFAQFFTEYGLELPRVSSTGSAVKALLWGHCHQRATGGVDADQEVLQKMGIDVQPVSGGCCGLAGSWGFEQGKYQLSLDCGEQALLPAIRKNAEALVIANGFSCQTQISHSGTANALHLGQIMAMANTSADIRSTSPPDRPEADSRTRATRVAVPVAAVSAAALAGAAAARRLWTARGA; encoded by the coding sequence ATGAGCCTGCTCAGGTCCGACCAGTCGCGGACCATCCCGGCCCGCCCGGATACCCGCTTCGTCGCCGGGATGGCCACCGTCGACAAGGTCAACGTCACCGGCCTGGAAAATCAGCTGCGCCGGCACGTCAGCGGCGAAGTGCGTTTCGACACGGCCACATTGGCGATGTACGCCAATGACGCATCGAACTTCCGCCAGGTTCCGATCGGGGTCGTGGTTCCCAAGACGATCGAGGACGTGGTGCAGACGGTGCGGGCCTGCCACGCCTACCACGCCCCGGTGCTGTGCCGTGGCGGCGGCACGAGTCTGTCCGGCGAAACCGTCAATGTGGCGGTGGTGATCGACTTTTCGAAGTATCTCACCGACATCATCGACATCGACGCGCAGCGCCGGCTGGCCACCGTGCAGACCGGCGTGATCAACGAACAGCTCAACAAGGCCACCGGCGAGCACGGGTTGGTGTTCGGCCCCGACCCCTCGTCGCATTCGCGGTGCACGCTGGGTGGAAACATCGGCAACAACTCCTGCGGGGTGCACTCGGTCCAATCGCGGTTCTACGGACCCGGGCCCCGTACCTCCGACAACACCCACGCGCTGGACATCGTCACCTACGACGGCGCCCGGTTCACCGTCGGCGTGAACGAGGAGAAGGACCTCGACAGCATCATCGCCGCCGGCGGTCGCAAGGGCGAAATCTATGCCGCGCTACGGGATTTGCGTAACGAGTACGCCGACGATATTCGCAAGGGATACGCCGACGTCGGCGAGGTGCCCCGGCGGGTTTCCGGCTACAACCTCGACGAGCTGCTGCCCGAGCGGGGGTTCAACGTCGCGCGCGCCCTGGTCGGCACCGAAAGCACCTGCGCGGTGGCCCTGACGGCGACCGTGATGCTGACCCCGGCCATGCTCCACCGCACGGTGGTCGTGGTGGAGTTCGACTCCCTCGGCGCGGCCGGCGACCTCGCGCCGGAGATGATGGAATGGAAGCCGATCGGGCTCGAGGCCGTCGACCACGTGCTCGTGCACGACCAGGAGCTCACCGGTGTCAACGCCAGCGGCCGGGCCGCGTTGCCGCGCCCGGATTCCAAGGGTGCCTGGCTGATGATCCAGTTCGGCTCCGACGAGCCGCACGAATCACTCGAGCGAGCAGAGGAATTCGTTCGCTGGCTGAAGAAGAAAAAGCACATCGAGGACGACCGCATCGTGCTGGCCCGCAGCAAGCAGGACGGGGGGAACAGCGCCGAACTGTGGGCGATTCGCGAGGCCGGGCTGGGCTCGACCGCGTTCCCGGTGGACAGCGGCAATCACTGGCCGGGCTGGGAGGACTCCGCGGTCCCCTGGCGGCGGGTCGGCGACTACGTGCGTGATCTGCAGCAGCTCTACGCCAAACACAACCTGCGCGGCGCCATGTACGGCCACCTCGGGGAGGGCTGCATCCACTCCCGGGTCGGGTTCGACCTGCGCCACAAGGACGGTCTCGTCAACTACCGCAAGTTCATGGAGGAAGCCGGCGACCTGGTCGCGTCCTACGGCGGGTCGATGTCCGGCGAGCACGGCGACGGCCAGCAGCGCGCCGAGTTACTGGGCAAGCAGTACGGCCCGCGGCTGATGGAGGCCATGCGCAAGTTCAAGCTGATCTGGGATCCCGAGTGGAAGATGAACCCCGGCAAGGTGATCGACCCGTATCGGTTCGACGAAAACCTCAAGCTGGGGACGGATTACAACCCGGCGAGGCCGCAGGTGAAGTTCGCCTACGCCGAGGACCATGGCGACTTCTCGCACGCGGCACTGCGCTGCGTCGGAGTCGGCAAATGCCGGGTTCCCGAGGCGCAGGACACCATGTGCCCCAGCTACCAGGTGACCAGGGAGGAGAAACACTCCACGCGGGGGCGGGCGCGGCTGTTGTTCGAGATGCTGCGCGGCGAGGTGATCACCGATGGCTGGCAGTCCGACGAAGTCGCCGACGCGCTGGATCTGTGCCTGGCCTGCAAGGGCTGCACCAGCGACTGCCCGGTCGAGGTGGACATCCCCACCTACAAGGCGGAGTTCCTCTACCACCACTTCCGGTCGCTGCGCCGCTGGCGGCCACGGTACGCCTACGCGTTCGGGTTCATCGACCGGGCCGCGCGGCTGGCCAGCGCCATCCCGGAGTTGGCCAACTTCGCCACCCAGACGCCGGTGCTGTCTCGAATCGCCAAGGCGGTGGGCGGAATTGACCGGCAGCGGCCGTTGCCCACCTTCGCGCCGATGACGCTGCAACAGTGGTTCTCGGCGCGTCCGGTCGTCAATCCCGCCGGACCGAAGGTGATCCTGTTTCCCGACACCTTCAACAACCGACTGCACACCGATGTCGGGGTGGCCTGCGTGGCGGCGATCGAGGCGGCCGGCTGGCGCGTCGTCATGCCCACGGGACACATCTGTTGCGGCCGCCCCCTGTATGACTACGGCTTTCTCGACGTCGCCGAACACTATCTCCACGATGTGCTAGGGCAACTGCGCAGCGAAATCCGAGCCGGCACACCGATTGTCGGTATGGAGCCGAGCTGCCTGGCCGTCTTCAAGGACGAGCTCAAGAAGTTGCTGCCGCATGACGACGACGCGGATCGGTTGGTGCGCAACAGCTATCACTTCGCGCAGTTCTTCACCGAGTACGGCCTCGAGCTGCCCCGGGTGTCCTCCACCGGGTCCGCAGTCAAGGCACTGCTGTGGGGCCACTGCCACCAGCGGGCCACCGGCGGGGTCGACGCCGACCAGGAGGTACTGCAGAAGATGGGCATCGACGTGCAGCCCGTCTCCGGCGGATGCTGCGGGCTGGCCGGCTCGTGGGGATTCGAGCAGGGCAAGTACCAACTCTCGCTCGACTGCGGCGAACAGGCCCTGCTGCCGGCGATCCGAAAGAATGCGGAGGCCCTGGTGATCGCCAACGGATTCTCCTGCCAGACGCAGATCAGCCACTCCGGGACGGCGAACGCGCTGCACCTCGGACAGATCATGGCCATGGCGAACACCTCGGCCGACATCCGCTCCACGTCTCCTCCGGACCGGCCCGAGGCCGACTCGCGGACGCGCGCCACGCGGGTCGCGGTGCCGGTGGCCGCGGTGAGCGCGGCCGCGCTGGCCGGGGCGGCCGCGGCGCGGAGGCTCTGGACGGCGCGCGGCGCCTAG
- a CDS encoding alpha-hydroxy-acid oxidizing protein, which yields MAFADYQKELYDQSLHGNQPQYPIRFEDLEKKAAAAMTPKVLQYVAGGAGDEHTQRANCAAFKRWGLYPRMGIAPEERDMSVELFGMRFPSPIFMAPIGVIGVCDPDGHGDILCARASVRTGVPFFVGTLTSDPMENIAAELGDTPAFFQLYTPPDRKMAASLVHRAEAAGFKSIAVTLDTWVTGWRPRDLSGGNYPQVPSGCLANYTSDPVFRAHLSRGEDATEAAVRKLPIFGGPFRWEDLEWLRAETDLPLMVKGICHPDDVRRAKDIGVDGIYCSNHGGRQANGGLPCLDCLPDVLAAADGLPVLFDSGVRSGADIIKALALGATAVGIGRPYAYGLALGGVEGIVHVLRSLLAEADLIMAVDGYPSLKDLTPEALRPTYS from the coding sequence ATGGCCTTCGCCGATTACCAAAAAGAGTTGTACGACCAGTCGCTGCACGGAAATCAGCCGCAGTACCCGATCAGGTTCGAGGACCTGGAGAAAAAGGCGGCGGCGGCGATGACACCGAAAGTGCTGCAGTACGTCGCGGGCGGCGCCGGCGACGAGCACACCCAGCGCGCCAACTGCGCGGCCTTCAAACGGTGGGGACTGTATCCCCGGATGGGGATCGCCCCCGAGGAGCGCGACATGTCCGTCGAGCTGTTCGGCATGAGGTTTCCGTCCCCGATCTTCATGGCGCCCATCGGCGTCATCGGGGTGTGCGATCCGGACGGCCACGGGGACATACTGTGCGCCCGCGCCTCCGTCCGCACCGGCGTCCCGTTCTTCGTGGGCACGCTCACCTCCGACCCGATGGAAAATATCGCCGCCGAACTGGGCGACACCCCGGCCTTTTTCCAGCTGTACACGCCGCCGGACCGCAAGATGGCCGCCAGCCTGGTGCACCGCGCCGAGGCGGCCGGCTTCAAGAGCATCGCCGTCACCCTGGACACCTGGGTCACCGGCTGGCGGCCCCGCGACCTCAGCGGGGGAAACTACCCCCAGGTGCCCAGCGGGTGCCTGGCCAATTACACCAGCGACCCGGTTTTCCGCGCCCACCTGAGCCGGGGCGAAGACGCCACCGAGGCGGCGGTGCGCAAGCTGCCGATTTTCGGCGGCCCGTTCCGGTGGGAGGACCTGGAATGGTTGCGGGCGGAGACCGACCTGCCGCTGATGGTCAAGGGCATCTGCCACCCCGACGACGTTCGCCGTGCCAAAGACATTGGCGTAGACGGCATTTACTGCTCCAACCACGGTGGCCGGCAAGCCAACGGCGGGCTGCCCTGCCTGGATTGCCTGCCCGACGTGCTCGCGGCCGCCGACGGGCTGCCGGTGCTGTTCGACTCGGGTGTGCGCAGCGGCGCCGACATCATCAAGGCCCTCGCGCTGGGGGCGACCGCCGTCGGGATCGGCCGCCCCTACGCCTACGGGCTGGCGCTCGGGGGCGTCGAGGGCATCGTGCACGTGCTGCGCTCGCTGCTGGCCGAAGCGGACCTGATCATGGCCGTCGACGGATATCCCTCGCTCAAGGACCTGACCCCCGAGGCGCTGCGGCCCACCTACTCGTAG
- a CDS encoding DNA polymerase Y family protein — translation MDWPAVAAAAAADLSATVPVAVTLANRVIACSSAARAVGVRRGLRRREAAARCPQLHVATADADRDARFFEAVIAAVDDLVPRAEVLRPGLLVLPVRGAARYFGSEATAAERLIDAVAAAGAECQAGIADQLSTAVFAARAGRVVEPGGDARFLSVLSIRQLATEPSLSGPGREELTDLLWRMGIRTIGQFAALSRSDVASRFGADGVTAHRLARGEPERPPSGREPPAELEAVLDCDPPIDRVDAAAFAGRSLAGTLHQALMAAGVGCTRLAIHAVTANGEERHRVWRCAEPLTEDATADRVRWQLDGWLSSRTARDPRPTAAVTLLRLQAVEVVSAEALQLPLWGGLGEEDRLRARRALVRVQGLLGPEAVRVPVLSGGRGPAERITLIPLGDEPVPRADPALPWPGRLPEPSPAVLLDDPVELLDAQGNPIRVTNRGLFSADPARMITQGRDERLCWWAGPWPVDERWWDDRRPAGQGSGRTARAQILLESERALLLCYRQRRWYLEGSYE, via the coding sequence ATGGATTGGCCCGCGGTGGCGGCGGCCGCGGCCGCGGATCTGTCCGCGACCGTCCCCGTGGCGGTCACGTTGGCCAACCGGGTGATCGCCTGCTCGTCGGCCGCCCGCGCGGTGGGGGTGCGCCGGGGGCTGCGCCGCCGGGAGGCCGCGGCCCGGTGCCCGCAGCTGCATGTCGCCACCGCCGACGCGGACCGCGACGCCCGCTTCTTCGAAGCGGTGATCGCGGCGGTGGACGACCTGGTGCCCCGCGCCGAGGTGCTGCGGCCCGGGCTCCTGGTGTTGCCGGTGCGCGGGGCGGCCCGCTATTTCGGGTCCGAGGCCACCGCCGCCGAACGGCTGATCGATGCGGTGGCCGCAGCCGGCGCCGAGTGTCAGGCCGGGATCGCCGACCAGTTGTCCACGGCGGTCTTCGCGGCGCGGGCGGGCCGCGTCGTCGAGCCGGGAGGCGACGCGAGGTTCTTGTCGGTGCTGTCCATCCGCCAACTCGCCACCGAGCCGAGTCTGTCCGGTCCCGGCCGGGAGGAGCTGACGGATCTGTTGTGGCGGATGGGGATTCGCACCATCGGGCAGTTCGCCGCGCTGTCGCGCAGCGACGTGGCCTCCCGGTTCGGCGCCGACGGGGTGACCGCGCACCGGTTGGCCCGCGGCGAGCCCGAACGGCCGCCCTCCGGGCGGGAGCCGCCGGCCGAGCTCGAGGCCGTGCTGGACTGCGATCCGCCGATCGACCGGGTCGATGCCGCGGCGTTCGCCGGGCGCTCGCTGGCCGGAACGCTGCATCAGGCACTGATGGCCGCCGGCGTGGGATGCACCCGGCTGGCCATTCACGCCGTCACCGCCAACGGCGAGGAACGCCATCGGGTGTGGCGGTGCGCCGAGCCGTTGACCGAGGACGCCACCGCCGACCGGGTGCGCTGGCAGCTCGACGGCTGGCTGAGCAGTCGCACCGCGCGCGATCCCCGGCCCACCGCCGCGGTGACGCTGTTGCGGCTGCAGGCGGTGGAGGTGGTATCCGCCGAGGCACTGCAGTTGCCGCTCTGGGGTGGGCTGGGAGAGGAGGACAGGCTGCGGGCCCGCCGGGCACTGGTGCGGGTGCAGGGGTTGCTCGGCCCGGAGGCGGTGCGCGTGCCGGTGCTGTCCGGCGGCCGCGGGCCCGCCGAGCGCATCACGCTGATCCCGCTGGGCGACGAGCCGGTGCCGCGGGCCGATCCCGCTCTGCCGTGGCCCGGCCGGCTGCCCGAACCGTCACCGGCGGTGTTGCTGGACGATCCGGTGGAACTGCTTGACGCCCAAGGGAACCCGATACGGGTGACCAACCGCGGGCTGTTCTCCGCCGACCCCGCCCGCATGATCACCCAGGGCAGAGACGAGCGGCTGTGCTGGTGGGCCGGGCCCTGGCCGGTCGATGAGCGGTGGTGGGACGACCGGCGCCCGGCCGGTCAGGGGTCCGGTCGCACCGCCCGCGCCCAGATTCTGCTGGAGAGCGAGCGTGCGTTGCTGTTGTGCTATCGCCAGCGGCGCTGGTATCTCGAGGGCAGCTACGAGTAG
- a CDS encoding TetR/AcrR family transcriptional regulator, with protein sequence MLRPDRAGGRQKLEPDPQVHAAIVSAAAEVVRSEGVQALSIAALLSRTQLSTRAFYRHFDSKDQLVAAVFLVMARAEVLRLVQRMSECADPVRAVAAWIDGRLDLAFNPQIRSDLRQMSVEAQTQMFVAPELVAPAYREILRPLVEQLAWGKNLGLFGDIDPDGEALSIQGVVWANIERHWATAHRDPAEIRARVQHFCLRGLGVAPETIAAVLAEAPDE encoded by the coding sequence ATGCTTCGGCCTGATCGGGCCGGCGGGCGTCAAAAGCTCGAACCCGATCCGCAGGTACACGCCGCGATCGTGTCCGCCGCCGCCGAAGTCGTTCGGAGCGAAGGGGTCCAGGCGCTGTCGATCGCTGCGCTGCTCAGCCGAACGCAGTTGAGTACCCGGGCGTTCTACCGTCACTTCGACTCCAAGGATCAGCTGGTTGCGGCGGTGTTCCTGGTAATGGCGCGCGCCGAGGTGCTGCGGCTGGTGCAGCGGATGTCCGAGTGCGCCGACCCGGTCCGCGCGGTAGCGGCCTGGATCGACGGCCGGCTCGACTTGGCCTTCAATCCGCAGATCCGTTCCGATCTTCGCCAAATGTCGGTCGAGGCGCAGACGCAGATGTTCGTCGCGCCCGAGCTCGTGGCCCCCGCCTACCGGGAAATCCTGCGTCCGCTGGTCGAACAGCTTGCGTGGGGAAAGAATCTGGGGTTATTCGGCGACATCGATCCCGACGGTGAGGCGTTGTCCATCCAAGGCGTCGTATGGGCCAACATCGAACGGCACTGGGCGACGGCCCATCGAGATCCCGCCGAAATCCGCGCGCGCGTACAGCATTTCTGCCTGCGGGGTCTCGGTGTCGCCCCGGAGACGATCGCGGCGGTTCTGGCCGAAGCGCCGGACGAATAG
- a CDS encoding sulfotransferase family protein, with translation MSFSADDLEDGARTATGLDDFGSSYYREGLERTVEALNTEAELNDLGRVMQHATISNALIQRLKLVETYKQHPEIADEVVEGPVVVLGLPRTGTTALSQLVAADPQFRSLRVWESQAPTPPPEAATQHDDPRIAQAAAGIAMIEQMFPDFRAMNSNEPEAATECQDLMGMSFRTFHFDGVVRVPGYVEWLLQSDMRETYAFHRDVLKLLQWHCKPNLWHLRTPVHMFALDAFVDTYPEAKFLWSHRDPAKVLGSVCSLIAYVRSWSSDRKDPEELGAEQLAWWAEGMRRAMEFREKFGDDRFVDVSFAALQTDPVATVADSYERLGLTFTDSARAKVQGWADEHKPGHRGTHSYDLADYGLTPQRVHEAFSDYMAAHDASA, from the coding sequence GTGAGCTTCTCCGCTGACGACCTCGAAGACGGCGCACGCACCGCCACCGGGCTCGACGACTTCGGCTCGTCCTACTATCGCGAGGGCCTCGAACGCACCGTCGAGGCATTGAACACCGAAGCCGAACTCAACGACCTCGGCCGCGTCATGCAGCACGCCACCATCAGCAATGCCCTGATCCAGCGGCTGAAGCTCGTGGAAACCTACAAACAACATCCCGAGATCGCCGACGAGGTGGTCGAGGGTCCCGTCGTCGTCCTCGGACTGCCCCGCACCGGCACCACCGCGCTGAGTCAATTGGTTGCTGCCGACCCACAATTCAGGTCGTTACGGGTGTGGGAATCGCAGGCGCCGACTCCGCCGCCCGAAGCGGCCACGCAGCACGACGACCCGCGGATAGCACAGGCCGCGGCGGGCATCGCGATGATCGAGCAGATGTTTCCCGATTTCCGCGCCATGAACAGCAACGAGCCCGAGGCCGCGACCGAATGCCAGGACCTGATGGGCATGAGCTTTCGCACCTTCCATTTCGACGGCGTGGTCCGCGTCCCCGGCTACGTGGAATGGTTGCTGCAAAGCGATATGCGCGAAACCTACGCGTTCCACCGCGACGTGCTCAAATTGCTGCAATGGCATTGCAAACCCAACCTGTGGCACCTGCGGACCCCGGTGCACATGTTCGCCCTCGACGCGTTCGTCGACACGTATCCCGAGGCGAAATTCCTCTGGAGCCACCGTGATCCGGCCAAGGTACTGGGGTCGGTCTGCAGCCTCATCGCCTACGTCCGGAGCTGGAGCAGCGACCGTAAAGACCCGGAAGAGCTCGGCGCCGAGCAGCTGGCCTGGTGGGCCGAAGGCATGCGGCGGGCAATGGAATTCCGCGAGAAGTTCGGCGACGACCGGTTTGTCGACGTGTCGTTCGCCGCCCTGCAAACCGACCCGGTCGCCACCGTCGCCGACAGCTACGAACGGCTCGGCCTGACGTTCACGGACTCGGCGCGGGCCAAGGTGCAAGGGTGGGCGGACGAACACAAGCCCGGTCACCGGGGCACCCACAGCTACGACCTGGCCGACTACGGGTTGACCCCGCAACGCGTGCACGAAGCGTTCAGCGATTACATGGCCGCCCACGATGCTTCGGCCTGA
- a CDS encoding DUF1214 domain-containing protein — MAWLPHSIAEAALSAGEGPAADLSEAWAHLQERLNAAEQLVRSTPVNQNRLDHGSGMRHLMVLLAVGTDMALRADPDPVLAVNRASMDDIVTWGLECPDCVYLNASLRAGETYRLFGNRGTARYVGLQTMDGIAATANCLVDDLDVEADGSFEAILSGDEHEGNWLRLAGDHPTLTVRNFFYDWDTEVPASLRIERVGDEVVPEARSVDLDTSVAQQLYALGDFVYDNLKFFLDFGAMPPANGFIPPMDMTEMGAAAENRPVIGRFELEPDEALILEVQPPEGVYWSLSLGNPWLETIHYGRHQSSLNGHQAVIDSDGIFRAVISAKDPGVANWLDTAGHSNGAMLLRCVRTQTAPVPSTRVVQVDDVVAALPAETAMTTPDERAHVIEARRRAVHERFYR, encoded by the coding sequence ATGGCCTGGCTGCCGCACTCGATCGCGGAGGCGGCGCTGTCGGCGGGGGAGGGGCCGGCGGCCGACCTCTCCGAGGCCTGGGCGCACCTCCAGGAGCGGTTGAACGCGGCCGAACAACTCGTCCGGAGCACGCCGGTCAACCAGAACCGCCTCGACCACGGATCGGGGATGCGTCACCTGATGGTGCTGCTGGCGGTCGGCACCGACATGGCACTGCGCGCCGATCCCGACCCGGTCCTCGCCGTCAACCGCGCCAGCATGGACGACATCGTCACCTGGGGCCTGGAATGCCCCGACTGCGTGTACCTGAACGCGAGCTTGCGCGCGGGCGAGACCTATCGGCTCTTCGGCAACCGGGGGACGGCCCGCTACGTCGGCTTGCAGACCATGGACGGAATCGCGGCGACCGCCAACTGCCTCGTGGACGATCTCGACGTCGAGGCCGACGGGAGCTTCGAGGCGATCCTCTCGGGCGACGAGCACGAGGGCAACTGGCTGCGGCTGGCCGGGGATCATCCGACGCTGACCGTCCGGAACTTCTTCTACGACTGGGACACCGAGGTTCCCGCGTCGCTGCGGATCGAGCGCGTCGGCGACGAAGTGGTGCCCGAAGCCCGTTCCGTCGACCTGGATACCTCGGTCGCCCAACAGCTTTACGCGTTGGGGGATTTCGTCTACGACAACTTGAAATTCTTCCTCGACTTCGGTGCCATGCCACCGGCCAACGGTTTCATCCCGCCGATGGACATGACCGAGATGGGTGCGGCGGCCGAAAACCGGCCCGTGATCGGGCGATTCGAGCTCGAGCCCGACGAGGCGCTCATCCTCGAGGTGCAACCCCCCGAGGGCGTCTACTGGAGTCTTTCGTTGGGCAATCCGTGGTTGGAGACGATCCACTACGGCCGCCATCAATCCAGCCTCAACGGACATCAGGCGGTCATCGACTCCGACGGGATCTTTCGCGCCGTCATTTCCGCGAAGGATCCCGGGGTGGCGAACTGGCTCGACACCGCGGGCCACAGCAACGGTGCGATGCTCTTGCGTTGCGTCCGAACGCAAACCGCGCCGGTCCCGAGCACACGCGTCGTGCAGGTCGACGACGTCGTGGCGGCGCTGCCGGCCGAGACCGCGATGACCACCCCCGACGAACGCGCGCACGTCATCGAAGCCCGTCGCCGCGCCGTACACGAAAGGTTCTACCGGTGA
- the guaA gene encoding glutamine-hydrolyzing GMP synthase: MAESRETEATESSDASGPPARPVLVVDFGAQYAQLIARRVREARVFSEVIPHTATAEEIKARDPLALVLSGGPSSVYADGAPQLDPALFDLGVPVFGICYGFQAMAQALGGTVARTGTSEYGRTELKVLGGELHSGLPNVQPVWMSHGDAVTAAPDGFEVVASSAGAEVAGFENRARRLAGVQYHPEVMHSPHGQQVLSRFLHDFAGLGADWTAANIAEALIEQVRAQVGDGHAICGLSGGVDSAVAAALVQRAIGDRLTCVFVDHGLLREGERAQVQRDFVAATGANLVTVDAADTFLDALAGVTNPEGKRKIIGRQFIRAFEDAVRDIVGDNASEGSGVEFLVQGTLYPDVVESGGGTGTANIKSHHNVGGLPGDLTFTLVEPLRLLFKDEVRAVGRELGLPEEIVARQPFPGPGLGIRIVGEVTAQRLETLRRADSIAREELTAAALDTLIWQCPVVLLGDVRSVGVQGDNRTYGHPIVLRPVTSEDAMTADWTRVPYEVLERISTRITNEVAEVNRVVLDITSKPPGTIEWE, encoded by the coding sequence GTGGCGGAATCGAGGGAGACCGAGGCAACTGAGTCATCGGATGCGTCCGGGCCGCCGGCCCGGCCGGTGCTCGTCGTGGACTTCGGCGCGCAGTACGCGCAGCTGATCGCCCGCCGCGTGCGCGAGGCCAGGGTTTTCTCCGAAGTCATCCCGCACACCGCCACGGCCGAGGAGATCAAGGCGCGGGACCCGCTGGCCTTGGTGCTCTCCGGTGGGCCATCCAGTGTCTACGCCGACGGCGCCCCGCAGCTCGATCCGGCCCTGTTCGATCTCGGGGTGCCGGTGTTCGGCATCTGTTACGGGTTTCAGGCCATGGCCCAGGCGCTGGGCGGGACCGTTGCCCGCACGGGCACCAGCGAATACGGCCGGACCGAACTGAAAGTGCTTGGCGGCGAGCTGCATTCGGGCTTGCCGAACGTTCAGCCGGTATGGATGAGCCACGGCGACGCGGTCACGGCCGCGCCGGACGGGTTCGAGGTAGTGGCCAGCAGCGCGGGCGCGGAGGTGGCCGGGTTCGAGAACCGGGCGCGTCGCCTGGCCGGCGTGCAGTATCACCCGGAGGTGATGCACAGCCCGCACGGGCAGCAGGTGCTCAGCCGCTTCCTGCACGACTTCGCCGGCCTTGGCGCGGACTGGACGGCCGCCAACATCGCCGAGGCACTGATCGAGCAGGTGCGCGCCCAGGTCGGGGACGGCCATGCGATTTGCGGGCTGTCCGGCGGCGTGGATTCCGCGGTGGCCGCCGCGCTGGTGCAGCGCGCCATCGGTGACCGGTTGACCTGTGTCTTCGTCGACCACGGGCTGCTGCGCGAGGGCGAGCGCGCGCAGGTGCAGCGCGACTTCGTGGCCGCCACGGGCGCCAACCTGGTGACCGTCGACGCGGCCGACACCTTCCTCGACGCGCTCGCGGGCGTGACCAACCCCGAAGGCAAGCGCAAGATCATCGGCCGCCAATTCATCCGGGCGTTCGAGGACGCGGTGCGAGACATCGTGGGGGACAACGCTTCCGAAGGTTCCGGCGTTGAGTTCCTGGTCCAGGGCACGCTGTATCCCGACGTGGTGGAATCCGGTGGTGGCACCGGCACCGCGAACATCAAGAGCCACCACAACGTCGGTGGACTGCCGGGTGACCTGACGTTCACACTCGTCGAGCCACTGCGGCTGCTGTTCAAGGACGAGGTGCGCGCGGTCGGGCGCGAGCTGGGCCTGCCGGAGGAAATCGTTGCGCGCCAACCTTTCCCGGGTCCGGGCCTGGGTATCCGGATCGTCGGCGAGGTCACCGCGCAGCGGTTGGAGACCCTGCGGCGCGCGGACTCGATCGCGCGCGAGGAGCTGACGGCCGCCGCCTTGGACACCCTGATCTGGCAGTGCCCCGTGGTGCTGCTCGGCGACGTGCGCTCGGTCGGCGTGCAGGGCGACAACCGCACCTACGGGCACCCCATCGTGCTGCGGCCGGTGACCAGCGAGGACGCCATGACCGCCGACTGGACCCGGGTCCCCTACGAGGTGCTCGAGCGCATCTCGACCCGCATCACCAACGAGGTGGCCGAGGTGAACCGCGTCGTGCTGGACATCACCAGCAAGCCGCCGGGCACCATCGAGTGGGAGTAA
- the cmtR gene encoding Cd(II)/Pb(II)-sensing metalloregulatory transcriptional regulator CmtR: MLTCDVRESALARLGRALADPTRCRILVALLDGVCYPGQLASHLGLTRSNVSNHLSCLRGCGLVVASYEGRQVRYALADSHLARALGELVQVVLAVDTGQPCGGEQTTFEDKDDVPASR, translated from the coding sequence ATGCTGACCTGTGATGTGCGGGAGTCCGCGCTGGCCCGGCTGGGCCGGGCGCTGGCCGACCCGACGCGCTGCCGAATCCTCGTCGCGCTACTGGATGGCGTTTGCTATCCGGGCCAGTTGGCGTCTCACCTGGGGTTGACGCGATCCAACGTGTCGAATCATCTGTCGTGCTTGCGCGGTTGCGGGCTCGTTGTCGCCTCCTACGAGGGCCGTCAGGTGCGCTATGCCCTGGCCGATAGTCACCTTGCCCGAGCCCTGGGCGAGCTGGTCCAGGTCGTTCTTGCGGTGGACACCGGCCAGCCCTGTGGCGGCGAGCAAACAACATTCGAGGACAAGGACGACGTGCCGGCCAGTCGATGA